A genome region from Hippopotamus amphibius kiboko isolate mHipAmp2 chromosome 1, mHipAmp2.hap2, whole genome shotgun sequence includes the following:
- the UBE2J2 gene encoding ubiquitin-conjugating enzyme E2 J2 produces the protein MSGNSGKRAPTTATQRLKQDYLRIKKDPVPYICAEPLPSNILEWHYVVRGPEVTPYEGGYYHGKLIFPREFPFKPPSIYMITPNGRFKCNTRLCLSITDFHPDTWNPAWSVSTILTGLLSFMVEKGPTLGSIETSDFTKRQLAAQSLVFNLKDKVFCELFPEVVEEIKQKQKAQDELSSRPQALPLPDVVPDGETHHGQNGLPLLNGHAPGAGPHLVGLQQANRHHGLLGGALANLFVIVGFAAFAYTVKYVLRSIAQE, from the exons ATGAGCGGCAACAGCGGCAAGAGAGCCCCGACGACAGCGACGCAGCGCCTGAAGCAGGACTACCTCCGGATCAAGAAAGACCCCGTGCCGTACATCTGTGCCGAGCCCCTGCCCTCCAACATCCTCGAGTG GCACTATGTGGTCCGAGGCCCTGAGGTGACTCCCTATGAAG GTGGCTATTATCATGGAAAACTAATTTTTCCCAGAGAATTTCCTTTTAAACCTCCTAGTATTTATATGATAACTCCCAATGGAAGATTTAAGTGCAATACAAG GCTGTGTCTTTCCATCACGGATTTCCACCCAGACACGTGGAACCCGGCCTGGTCCGTGTCCACCATCCTGACAGGGCTCCTGAGCTTCATGGTGGAGAAGGGCCCCACCCTGGGCAGCATCGAGACATCAGACTTCACG aaAAGACAACTGGCTGCACAAAGTTTAGTgtttaatttaaaagacaaagtgTTTTGTGAATTATTTCCTGAAGTCGTGGAG GAAATTaagcaaaaacagaaagcacAAGACGAACTCAGTAGCAGACCCCAGGCTCTCCCCTTACCGGACGTAGTTCCAGACGGGGAGACACACCACGGCCAGAACGGGCTTCCGCTCCTCAACGGGCACGCGCCGGGGGCTGGGCCGCACCTTGTGGGGCTCCAGCAGGCCAACCGGCACCACGGACTCCTGGGCGGCGCCCTGGCGAACTTGTTTGTTATCGTTGGGTTTGCGGCCTTCGCCTACACGGTCAAGTACGTGCTGAGAAGCATAGCGCAGGAGTGA